The following nucleotide sequence is from Peptostreptococcaceae bacterium.
TCATTACGGGCCTGGAGTGTATGGACTGAGCGTCCCGGATGCTTTCCCGTATGAAACGATTTACAGGTGCACCAGGGATTCGGTAATGAAGAACAAAAATATTGAAACCCCGGCAATAATAAGGCCGTGGATACAGGACTTTACAGCGTCATATGTAAAGGGCCATATCAGCTATGGTGCGGATCAGATAAGGGCTCAAATCAAGGGCCTGGATGATAACGGTGTCGGAGGCTTTATTCTTTGGAATCCATCCAACAAGTATGATGAGGGCGGACTGGAAAAAGAATAACATATCAGATTGATGAGAAAGGCCAATTTCAGCGTTGCCATATAAAACTAGTTCTGTCACGTATTGAATAACAGGGTATTTAACCCTGTTATTAGTTGGCAGCATGCAGTTTGCAGAAAAAGATTAAAAACAAAAAACCAAAGCAAAAAACATTGAACGTGTATGTTTATTGCTTTGGTTTTTATTAAACAATAAAAAACACATCCATTTACTACGCGACCAGATAACTCTGGGCGAGAATGGATGTGTTTATTTTTTTTCGTTAGAGATATATCTCTAACTATTGATATGTAAGGCTTAAATAATATATATTATATTTTTTACACTACATTTATACTGATTTGGCTCCTTTAAGTTGTATGACTATTGAGGCAGAACCTTGTTGAGGATTATGCCCACGATTGCTGCAAGTGCCATGCCTTCAACAGCAAAGCTTGCTCCGGCGATGTTTACGGGGAGGGAAGCTCCGCCAAGTCCTAGAACTAATATTACGGCTGAAATGATAAGGTTTCTGGATTTATTGAAGTCTATCTTGTTGTCTACCAAAGTTCTGGCTCCTATAGAGGCTATCATTCCGAAGAGTATGATAGAGATGCCTCCTATAACTGCTGCAGGTACCGAACTTATTATTGCACCAAGTTTGGGCATTATTCCAAGAATTATTGCAAAGCATGCGGCTATTCTCATGATTGAAGGATCATAAACCTTTGTAAGTGCCAATACGCCTATGTTCTCGGAATAGGTTGTGTTTGCAGGTCCGCCGAACATTGCCGAAAGCGATGTTGCTATTCCGTCTCCAAGAAGCGTTCTTTTGAGTCCTGGATCCTTCATGAAATCATTATTAGTGGTGGCGCCTATGGCTATTACATCGCCAATGTGCTCTACCATCGTGGCTATTGCTACTGGAGCTACCATCATTATTGTGCTCAGGTTGAATTTTGCCATTTGAAAATGGGGAATGCCGAACCAATCTGCGGCTATGATTCCGCTAAAGTCTACGTATCCTGTGACTGCGGAGAAGATATATCCTCCGATTAGTCCAACTAGCACGGGAAGAACCTTGATGAAGCCTTTTCCGTATATGCTGACTGCTGTTACAATAGCGAAGCTTACTACTGCGAGCATCCAGTTTCCACTGGCCATGCCTATTGCGGTAGGTGCAAGCTTAAGGCCTATTACGATTATTATTGGGCCCGTTATGATTGGAGGAAAGAAGCTGACTATCTTCTCTGTTCCAAAGATGCTTATGAGGCCGGCCATCACAAGGTAGATAAGACCGGCTACTACCAGACCCCCTTGTGCGTATTGCATGTTGGAGGCTGCCATTGCTGCCATAACAGGAGGGATGAAGGCGAAGGAAGAACCAAGAAATGCCGGGACCTTTCCTTTGGTGATTAGGTGGAACAGAAGCGTTCCCACACCGGCCATGAAAAGCGCCACGGATATATCGAATCCTGTGATTAGTGGAACAAGTACGGTGGCTCCGAACATTGTGAATGTATGCTGAACCCCCAAAACAACCTTCTTGTTCAATGAAATTTCGGGTTCACTGGAAATTGGTACAACCTTTTGTTCAAGCTTTTCCATAATAATCTCCTTTCTCATTTTATTAAGTGTCAATAAAACAAGACGCCCCACAACCGGGTAAAATAAAAGCCTTTCTGCTTCGCGAGCAGAAAGGCTTGTTTCAATCCTAATAGGCATGAAAACCATACAAGCATATTGCACTTGTATGTTCCTTTTCAACCTCACGGGGTCAAATTAAAGGCGTCCATATTCAATTCTGTAATAATAATAACATCAAAGAAAAATGCAGTCAAGCTGCTTGGCGAATAATATCATAAAAAAGATGGAGACCTCATTTTCTTTCTGAAAGGAGAACATCCTCGGCACCATCGACATCGAAAATTCTTACATGTATGATTTCGTTTTTGGAGGTAGGAACATTTTTCCCGATGAAATCCGGTCTTATTGGAAGCTCTCTGTGTCCTCTGTCTATTAGTATTGCAAGTTGTATGCTTTTAGGTCTTCCGAAATCCATAAGTGCGTCCATTGCGGCCCTAACAGTCCGTCCTGTGAAGAGTACATCGTCAATAAGAATTACATTTTTTTCATCAATGCTGAATGCGATATTTGTGCTGTTGACTATGGGATTTTCACCAAGTTTGCTCAGGTCATCCCTGTAAAGGGTTATGTCGAGGGAACCTATTTTAATGTCGCATTCTTCAATTTTATTTATTTTTTCGGCTATCTTTTGGGCAAGGTATACGCCCCGTGTATATATTCCAACAAGTACTATGTTTTCTACTCCACCATTGCGCTCAATTATTTCGTGGGCTATTCTAGTGATTGAACGGTTTATTGCGGCATCATCCATGATTCTAGTCTTGAAATCCATGAAAATTCCTCCTTTAAAATTGCTGCATACTATCATTATAACTAAAAGCATGCTTTTCTCAAGAAAATTATGGGTAATACACTAACAGTCGGAAGGATTAAAATGTATAATAATAAAAGACATATATTTTGGCAGGTGAAAAAATGAACAAACTATCGAAAAAAAGCATAGCGGCAATTACTTTTATTGTTTTGATTGTGGCGGCAATATTTTTGTTGAGCTATCCATTCATATCAATGGGACTATTTGGATATGGTTTATCAAAAGCAAAGGGCTTGTTCATGACCGTTTTTACGGTTTACACGGTGTTGGTGGGTGTCGTTATTTTTTTTGAAAGCAAGGATCCGGCTAAGACGATGGCATGGCTTCTCATACTTGTTGTGCTTCCGTTTGTTGGATTTGTTTTCTATATTATGTTCGGACATGGCTACCGCCGCAGAAGGATGTTTGCGAAAAAGAAACGAGCTGGATCAAAGCATCTCGAAAACACGGTAAATCTGCAGAAGGAAATGATTATGGAGTATCCAATGACGGGAGACCTTGATTCTCCCGTAAGTCAAAGACTTGCAAGGCTTTTGCTCAATAATTCGAATGCGATTTTTACGGTAAATAATGCAACTGAGATATATTCAGACGGAAGAGAAACATACAGTTCGATAATAAGAGCCTTAAGAGGCGCCGAGAAACAGATACATCTGGAGTATTTCATAATAAAGGACGATGAAATTGGAAACATATTGCGGGAAATACTGGTTGAGAAAGCGCTTGCAGGAGTTGAAGTCCGTTTAATATACGACAGTGTTGGATGCTGGGGATTACCCAAGACATATCTGAACTCGCTCAAGGAAAGCGGGGTTTTAGTAAAAGAGTTTTTCCCCGTAATATTTCCTGTTTTGAGCAGAGAACTCAACTACAGGAATCACAGAAAAATAGTCGTGGTTGATGGCAAGGTGGGATTCGTTGGGGGAATGAATATTGGGGATGAGTATCTTGGCAACAATCCGCGTTTGGGATATTGGAGAGATACCCACATGCGCATCGAAGGGGAAGGCGTTTACGTACTGCAAAATATTTTTCTTAAGGATTGGGAATTTGTATCCGGAGAATACCTTGAAGGTATAGATCACTACCCCAAGATTGACTATAGAGGAGACGAGCTTTTGCAAATAAGTTCATGCGGGCCGGACTCGGATTGGGAATCGATTCAACAGGCCTATTTCACGATGATAACGGCGGCAAAGTCGAGAATTTGGATTACGACTCCCTACCTTGTTCCGGACAAGAGTCTTAGCGTTGCGTTAAAGACTGCGGCTTTGAGTGGCTTGGATGTTAGAATCATAATGCCGAGCAAGCCGGACCACTTTACCGTTTACTGGGCTTCGAGGGGAAACATTGAGGATTTGATGGAAGCGGGAGTTCGGATTTACACATATCAAAAGGGATTCATGCATAGCAAGGTCTTTATAGTGGATGATACGGTTGCATCTGTAGGAACGGCAAATCTAGACATCAGAAGCCTCGAAATAAATTTTGAAGTTAATGCTTTCATTTACAACCGCAAGACCGTCCGAAAGCTGGAAATGGATTTCCAGAGCGACATTGAGGAAAGCAAGGAAATCAACCTTAAAGAGCACAAAGAAAGAGGCATCGGGGTCAAGTTCCTGGAATCGTACGGAAGGCTTCTTTCACCGCTTCTATAGAGGCGCTAATCCTTTGACAACATGATATGTCTATATTATAATGGCAATAATGAAATAGAAGGCGATGAGGAAGAGAGTAATCGGCTGCAGAAGCTCAAGCGAACCGGAGATTGTGGAAGTCCGGTGTGGAGCATCCGACGAAGAACACTTCCGAGCCTCTGTCCGAAAAGCGAAGATTAGGCGCAGACGGTATCTACCGTTATATCGAAAACGAGATGGACTGAAAATGTCAATCAGGGTGGCACCGCGAAATCGCCTTTCGTCCCTTACGCAGGATGGAAGGCTTTTGTTATGCGAAAATATTGTGTGAGGAGTGAATGTGGAATGAAAAAATTTGAATTAATTAAGGAAATTTACAAAAATCCGGATACATATTCAGATCAAAAGGTGTCTGTTGCAGGCTGGATTCGAACCATCAGAGCTTCAAAGGCTTTTGGATTCATAGAATTGAACGATGGGACTTTTTTTAAGAATGTTCAAATCGTTTTCGAAGAGAATTTGGAAAACTTTGAAACGATAAAGAAACTTGGAATAAGCGCGTCAGTTTCTGTGGAGGGGACCCTGGTTTTGACTCCGGACGCCAAACAACCATTCGAAATCAAGGCTGATTCCATAGAGGTGCAAGGGGAGTCGGAGAAGACCTACCCACTTCAAAAGAAAAGGCATACATTCGAGTATCTCAGAACGATAGCCCACTTAAGACCGAGAAGCAATACCTTTTCGGCTGTATTCAGAGTTAGGTCGCTTGTGAGCTATGCGCTCCACAAGTTTTTCCAGGACCGCGGATTCGTTTATGTGCATACCCCAATCATTACAGGAAGCGATTGCGAGGGTGCGGGGGAGATGTTTAGGGTTACGACCCTTGACCTGAACGATGTGCCTAAGAACGAAGAAGGGAAAATAGATTACGAAAATGATTTCTTCGGAAAGGAATCAAATCTTACAGTAAGTGGACAGCTCGAAGCGGAGATATTTGCGCTTGCTTTCAGAAATGTATATACTTTTGGACCGACATTTAGGGCTGAAAACTCAAACACTGCAAGACATGCATCGGAGTTTTGGATGGTAGAGCCTGAAATAGCGTTTGCCGATTTGGATGACAACATGGAGCTTGCCGAGGACATGATTAAGTATGTAATCAACTATGTAATGGAGCAGGCACCCGATGAAATGGAATTTTTCAACAAATTCATTGATAAGGGACTGAAAGACAGACTGGAAAATGTGGCAAATTCCGATTTTGGAAGGATAACATATACAAAGGCGATAGAGCTTTTAAAAGAAGCAAAGGTTGATTTTCAGTATCCTGTAGAGTGGGGTTGCGACCTCCAAACGGAGCATGAAAGATACCTTACGGAGAAGGTCTTCCAAAAGCCCATATTTGTTACTGACTATCCAAAGGACATAAAAGCCTTCTACATGCGTTTAAATGACGATAAAAATACCGTTGCTGCAATGGACCTTCTTGTTCCGGGCGTTGGCGAAATCATCGGTGGAAGTCAAAGGGAAGAGCGTTACGATGTTCTCGAAAGAAGAATTGACGAAATGGGTCTCAATCAAGACGATTACTGGTGGTATAAAGAGCTTAGAAAGTATGGCGGAGCGAAACACGCAGGTTATGGATTGGGTCTAGAACGTGTAATTATGTATATAACCGGGATGAGCAATATCAGAGACGTGCTTCCATTCCCGAGGACACCAAAAAACTCTGAATTCTAAAGGACGCTTGAGGGGGCAAACATGTACTATATTATTATGGTCATAGGCATTTTGTGTATAGACCGCTTCACCAAGTATCTGGCAATAGAGCATCTCCAAAAGGTAGACACCTTTCCGCTAATAGACGGAGCCTTGCATTTTACCTATGCGGAGAACACGGGAGCGGCGTTCAGCATTTTGACCGGAAAGCAGGGACTTCTGATTCTCTTCACTGGGATGGTAATAATGGTTATGTGTTTTTATTTCTGGAGAGAAAAGGAGCATATGAGCGCATTGGCAAATATAGCAATGGCAATGATCATAGGCGGAGCAATGGGAAATTTTATTGATCGCATATTGTGGAATTATGTAGTTGATTTCATAGATTTCAGACTGATTGATTTTGCTATTTTTAATGTAGCAGACAGCTTCATAGTAGTAGGGGCTTTGCTGCTGGGCTATACCATTCTCTTTGACAAAGCCTCAGCTTGACGAGAAAGCCGGATTTCTGCGTTGACTTCGAAAGCAGTGGAAAGTGGAATGTAGAAAGTTGGAAGAAAGAAAAACCAAAGAAAGAAAATCATAGATAAACAAGACAAAAGCCACTTCGACTTAATTGCCGAAGTGGCTTTTGTTGTATGATGTCTTTTAATTTGCTCGGACATTTGCTGTAAAAATTTTGTCTTCTCAGCTGAAATATCGGCATTCCGGGGTTACAAATGAGATTTTTGACATTTGGTTTTCTCCTTGATAGTTGCTTATTTGGATTTGAGCGCTGCTTTATAGTTTGCATATCCGCCCATGATTATTAAGGATCCTCCGCAGATGCTTAGAAAATCGGGGATTTCTTTGAACATGAATACGGCAATTATAGATGACATGACCATATTTAAGTAGGAGTAGATGGCGAGCTTGGATGCCTCAGCGTATTTGTAGGCTACGGTCATGGTTATTTGGGCCATTGTTCCGAATACGCCTATGACAAGAAGCTTGGCCAGTTGCGTAAGACTTGGAAATACAAAGCTAGTAAGCATAAATGGGGAAACCAGAATTAAAGAGAAAACAAGAAAGTAGAAAACATTGATTTCCGGAGGATTATATTCCTTGAGCTTCCGAAGAAGCACGAAGGTGCTTGCGGCGAAGAAAGCGGAAGACAGACCTATAAGGGAGGGAAATAAGTCTATTCCGGATGCCGGTTTTACTACTAACAGAGCTCCGCACATGGCAATCAATATAGCCAAAACCGATTTCGACCGTATCTTTTCCTTGAGAAAGAAATAGGCCAAAAACAAAACAAAAAATGTTTTAAGACTGTTTAGAATTACTGCAGTTGAAAGCGGCAGTAACGAAATTGCCCAATACTGTGTGAGAGCACCAAGTGTTCCATTAGCTGATCTATAAAGCATGAATGGTGCATGGTTAAGCTTAAAAGGTATATTTTTTCTTTTTATGATAAAAAACATAATGATTGCGCCTATAAGATTCCTTGCGAAAACCTTTTCAAATGCAGGGATTTCAGGAGTCCATTTCACAACTGCTCCAATAAGTGCGAAGAAGAAGGTGGCAACCAAAATCAAGAAAATTCCTTTTCGATCGTTGTCCATGTTAGCTCCTGTCTAAATATCAATTGAGGTATTTGGTTTTATATTATGACATGGTTGTTTTGAACCGAGGTCTTGAATAGCTCGGGGGAGGTCTTGATAAATGAAAATGTGTTGTAATGCATCGGAATAGATGTCTTGGCTTTTATGAAATCAACTGCGCGCACGGCATCCTCAAAATCGCATTACAGATTAGGTCGGTGTTACAAATGAGAGTTTTGACATTTGATTTCCTCATTGATAGTTGTTTGTTTGGATTTAAGTGCTGCTTTATAGTTTACATATCCGCCCGTTATTATGAGAGTTCCACCACAGATGCTTAGAAAATCGGGGATTTCTTTAAACATGAATACGGCAATTATAGATGACATTACGATATTGAGGTAAATGTAGATGGCGAGCTTGGATGCCTCCGCGTATTTGTAGGCTACGGTCATGGTTATTTGGGTTATTGTTCCGAATACGCCTATGACAAGAAGCTTGATAATCTGCTGAGGGCTTGGCATCAAGAAGCTGGTCAGCATTAATGGGGAAATTAGGATTACCGAGAAAACAAGAAAGTAAAATACATTGATTTCCGGAGGATTATATTCCTTGAGCTTCCGAAGAAGCACGAAGGTGCTGGCAGCGAAGAAAGCGGAAGACACTCCAATCAGTGAGGGGAACAAGTCCACTCCGGATGCCGGTTTTACTACCAGCAGAGCGCCGCACATGGCAATCAATATAGCCAAAATCGATTTTGATCGTATCTTTTCCTTGAGAAAGAAGTAGGCTAAAAACAAAACAAAAAATGGTGAAAGACTGTTTATAATTACTGCGTTTGAAAGAGGCAAAAGCGAAATTGCCCAAAACTGTGTGAGTATCCCAAGTGTTCCGTTCGCTGATCTGTAAAGCATGAGTGGTGCATGGTTGAGCTTAAAAGGTATATTTTTTCTTTTTATGATAAAAAACATTATGATTGCGCCTATAAAATTCCTTGCGAGAACCTTTTCAAATATAGGGATTTCAGGAGTCCATTTCACTACTACTCCCATAAGCGCTAAGAAGAAGGTGGAAATCAGAATCCAGAAGACCCCTTTTCGATCGTTGTCCATGTTGGCTCCTGTCTAAATATCAATTGCGGTATTTGGTTTTAGTATTATGACATGGTTGTTTTGAACCGAGGTCTTGAATAGTTCGGGTGAGGCCTCGATAAGCGGAAATGTGTTGTAATGCATCGGAATTGATGTCTTGGGTTTTATGAAATCAACTGCGCGCACTGCGTCGGCAACATCCATCGTGAAGTTGCCGCCTATCGGTAGAAGTGCGTAATCGACATGTTCATCTTCAAGCAGCTTCATGTCCCAGATGAGACCGGTGTCTCCTGCGTGGTATATTTTCCTTCCGTCGGCTTCAATCAGGAATCCACACGGATTTCCTCCGCATATTATGCCGCCTGTAGTTTGTATTCCGGAGCCGTGGGCGGCCTGGGTCATTTTCACTCTTCCGAAACAGAATTGATATGCTCCACCAATGTGCATAGCATGTGTTTTCAGATTCATATTCGAAAAGAAGGACGCCATTTCTGCGTTGCAAACTATAAGCGAATTGTTTTGCTTGGCGATGCTGGCAGTGTCGCCAATATGGT
It contains:
- the pyrR gene encoding bifunctional pyr operon transcriptional regulator/uracil phosphoribosyltransferase PyrR, producing MDFKTRIMDDAAINRSITRIAHEIIERNGGVENIVLVGIYTRGVYLAQKIAEKINKIEECDIKIGSLDITLYRDDLSKLGENPIVNSTNIAFSIDEKNVILIDDVLFTGRTVRAAMDALMDFGRPKSIQLAILIDRGHRELPIRPDFIGKNVPTSKNEIIHVRIFDVDGAEDVLLSERK
- a CDS encoding DMT family transporter encodes the protein MDNDRKGVFWILISTFFLALMGVVVKWTPEIPIFEKVLARNFIGAIIMFFIIKRKNIPFKLNHAPLMLYRSANGTLGILTQFWAISLLPLSNAVIINSLSPFFVLFLAYFFLKEKIRSKSILAILIAMCGALLVVKPASGVDLFPSLIGVSSAFFAASTFVLLRKLKEYNPPEINVFYFLVFSVILISPLMLTSFLMPSPQQIIKLLVIGVFGTITQITMTVAYKYAEASKLAIYIYLNIVMSSIIAVFMFKEIPDFLSICGGTLIITGGYVNYKAALKSKQTTINEEIKCQNSHL
- the cls gene encoding cardiolipin synthase, with the protein product MNKLSKKSIAAITFIVLIVAAIFLLSYPFISMGLFGYGLSKAKGLFMTVFTVYTVLVGVVIFFESKDPAKTMAWLLILVVLPFVGFVFYIMFGHGYRRRRMFAKKKRAGSKHLENTVNLQKEMIMEYPMTGDLDSPVSQRLARLLLNNSNAIFTVNNATEIYSDGRETYSSIIRALRGAEKQIHLEYFIIKDDEIGNILREILVEKALAGVEVRLIYDSVGCWGLPKTYLNSLKESGVLVKEFFPVIFPVLSRELNYRNHRKIVVVDGKVGFVGGMNIGDEYLGNNPRLGYWRDTHMRIEGEGVYVLQNIFLKDWEFVSGEYLEGIDHYPKIDYRGDELLQISSCGPDSDWESIQQAYFTMITAAKSRIWITTPYLVPDKSLSVALKTAALSGLDVRIIMPSKPDHFTVYWASRGNIEDLMEAGVRIYTYQKGFMHSKVFIVDDTVASVGTANLDIRSLEINFEVNAFIYNRKTVRKLEMDFQSDIEESKEINLKEHKERGIGVKFLESYGRLLSPLL
- the asnS gene encoding asparagine--tRNA ligase — encoded protein: MKKFELIKEIYKNPDTYSDQKVSVAGWIRTIRASKAFGFIELNDGTFFKNVQIVFEENLENFETIKKLGISASVSVEGTLVLTPDAKQPFEIKADSIEVQGESEKTYPLQKKRHTFEYLRTIAHLRPRSNTFSAVFRVRSLVSYALHKFFQDRGFVYVHTPIITGSDCEGAGEMFRVTTLDLNDVPKNEEGKIDYENDFFGKESNLTVSGQLEAEIFALAFRNVYTFGPTFRAENSNTARHASEFWMVEPEIAFADLDDNMELAEDMIKYVINYVMEQAPDEMEFFNKFIDKGLKDRLENVANSDFGRITYTKAIELLKEAKVDFQYPVEWGCDLQTEHERYLTEKVFQKPIFVTDYPKDIKAFYMRLNDDKNTVAAMDLLVPGVGEIIGGSQREERYDVLERRIDEMGLNQDDYWWYKELRKYGGAKHAGYGLGLERVIMYITGMSNIRDVLPFPRTPKNSEF
- a CDS encoding metal-dependent hydrolase → MKLHYYGHSAFRLTGENFNLLIDPFLLGNPLCETDPKTLDGITHILVTHGHGDHIGDTASIAKQNNSLIVCNAEMASFFSNMNLKTHAMHIGGAYQFCFGRVKMTQAAHGSGIQTTGGIICGGNPCGFLIEADGRKIYHAGDTGLIWDMKLLEDEHVDYALLPIGGNFTMDVADAVRAVDFIKPKTSIPMHYNTFPLIEASPELFKTSVQNNHVIILKPNTAIDI
- the lspA gene encoding signal peptidase II, producing the protein MYYIIMVIGILCIDRFTKYLAIEHLQKVDTFPLIDGALHFTYAENTGAAFSILTGKQGLLILFTGMVIMVMCFYFWREKEHMSALANIAMAMIIGGAMGNFIDRILWNYVVDFIDFRLIDFAIFNVADSFIVVGALLLGYTILFDKASA
- a CDS encoding uracil permease, with the protein product MEKLEQKVVPISSEPEISLNKKVVLGVQHTFTMFGATVLVPLITGFDISVALFMAGVGTLLFHLITKGKVPAFLGSSFAFIPPVMAAMAASNMQYAQGGLVVAGLIYLVMAGLISIFGTEKIVSFFPPIITGPIIIVIGLKLAPTAIGMASGNWMLAVVSFAIVTAVSIYGKGFIKVLPVLVGLIGGYIFSAVTGYVDFSGIIAADWFGIPHFQMAKFNLSTIMMVAPVAIATMVEHIGDVIAIGATTNNDFMKDPGLKRTLLGDGIATSLSAMFGGPANTTYSENIGVLALTKVYDPSIMRIAACFAIILGIMPKLGAIISSVPAAVIGGISIILFGMIASIGARTLVDNKIDFNKSRNLIISAVILVLGLGGASLPVNIAGASFAVEGMALAAIVGIILNKVLPQ
- a CDS encoding DMT family transporter gives rise to the protein MDNDRKGIFLILVATFFFALIGAVVKWTPEIPAFEKVFARNLIGAIIMFFIIKRKNIPFKLNHAPFMLYRSANGTLGALTQYWAISLLPLSTAVILNSLKTFFVLFLAYFFLKEKIRSKSVLAILIAMCGALLVVKPASGIDLFPSLIGLSSAFFAASTFVLLRKLKEYNPPEINVFYFLVFSLILVSPFMLTSFVFPSLTQLAKLLVIGVFGTMAQITMTVAYKYAEASKLAIYSYLNMVMSSIIAVFMFKEIPDFLSICGGSLIIMGGYANYKAALKSK